Proteins co-encoded in one Pyxidicoccus xibeiensis genomic window:
- a CDS encoding arsinothricin resistance N-acetyltransferase ArsN1 family A, translated as MSTSGLTARPATTADCAAIAAIYNAGIAERRATFETHPRTPADIAGWLRGRHPVMVVEDAGRVVAFASSSAYSPRACYAGVADFSIYVAPEARGRGAGRLAVQALLGAVEAAGFHKLTSRVFATNTTSRALLASLGFREVGLHEKHAPLDGVWQDIVVVEKLLPANLR; from the coding sequence ATGAGCACCTCCGGCCTCACCGCCCGCCCCGCGACGACAGCGGACTGCGCCGCCATTGCGGCCATCTACAACGCCGGCATCGCCGAGCGCCGCGCCACCTTCGAGACGCACCCGCGCACTCCCGCGGACATCGCCGGCTGGCTGAGAGGCCGGCACCCCGTCATGGTGGTGGAGGACGCGGGGCGCGTCGTCGCCTTCGCCTCCAGCAGCGCCTACAGCCCCAGGGCCTGCTACGCGGGCGTGGCGGACTTCAGCATCTACGTCGCCCCCGAGGCACGAGGCCGGGGGGCGGGACGGCTCGCCGTGCAGGCGCTGCTGGGCGCCGTGGAGGCCGCCGGCTTCCACAAGCTCACCTCGCGCGTCTTCGCCACCAACACGACGAGCCGCGCGCTGCTGGCAAGCCTCGGCTTCCGCGAGGTGGGCCTCCACGAGAAGCACGCTCCGCTGGACGGCGTGTGGCAGGACATCGTCGTGGTGGAGAAGCTGCTGCCCGCGAACCTGCGCTGA
- a CDS encoding nuclear transport factor 2 family protein, with translation MGMERAQRFVDALTRLEESGDLEGLVSLFSDDAQVSNVASPRVFSGQDGARQFWKEYKGTLGQVKSTFRNMIEAGDRVALEWETQGTARNGAAVAYEGVSIIEWDGDRISRFFAYFDPHALGQELSHGTAQRSEVPATTPA, from the coding sequence ATGGGGATGGAGCGAGCGCAGCGGTTCGTGGACGCACTGACGAGGCTGGAGGAGTCCGGTGACCTGGAAGGGCTGGTCTCCCTCTTCAGCGACGATGCGCAGGTGAGCAACGTGGCCTCGCCGCGCGTCTTCTCCGGGCAGGACGGCGCCCGGCAGTTCTGGAAGGAGTACAAGGGCACCCTCGGTCAGGTGAAGTCCACCTTCCGGAACATGATTGAGGCCGGGGACCGCGTGGCCCTCGAGTGGGAGACGCAGGGCACCGCCCGCAACGGCGCGGCCGTGGCGTACGAGGGCGTGTCCATCATCGAGTGGGACGGGGACCGCATCAGCCGCTTCTTCGCCTACTTCGACCCGCACGCGCTCGGCCAGGAGCTGTCACACGGCACCGCGCAGCGCTCGGAGGTGCCCGCCACCACGCCCGCGTGA
- a CDS encoding GAF domain-containing protein, which translates to MEKRSQVTRLEFPSPERRARARVELVSARMRSLQSLTLALSGALTPQDVARAVVQEALRALPADAGALFLLDAAGTTLELVHTVRYEPPVAAAFARMPLTAHMPMAEAVRTGAPVLLEDVACLARHYPEAAATVHAVYAGEQASACLPLMARGRVVGTLVVSWLRERSFDPEERAFLEMLAQQAAMAVERARLLAAERRQAERAGLLQHATATLATSLDMGQTLRAAALALVPSLGDFCIIDVRGPDPEVRRTFHAITPEATALLAASRWHPADAPGAPVWALDTGEPCFHPHVDGAWVEATAGDAPGRALLRALGPCSWLSVPLATPEGALGALTLGHSLSERHFTDEDLALAMELARRATAAVRNAQLFHQTQQALQLRDDFLAVASHELNTPLTSLKLQLSLLRRGSSDEDVRTRATVATHQVDRLGRLVHELLEVSRLSEGRLHLDATPVDLVELCREVLGRFSDEMLRAGTAVHLHAPQAVHGQWDCARVEGVVTHLVSNALKYGQGRPVDLEVTAATEDFARLVVRDRGIGIPAEHQAHLFQRFGRAVPLRHYGGFGLGLWFSRQVVEAHGGSIHLESAPGEGTTVTVELPRAPVPR; encoded by the coding sequence ATGGAGAAGCGCTCCCAGGTCACGCGGCTGGAGTTTCCGTCCCCGGAGCGCCGCGCCCGGGCTCGCGTCGAGCTCGTCAGCGCGCGCATGCGGAGCCTGCAGTCGCTCACGCTCGCTCTGTCCGGGGCCCTCACCCCGCAGGACGTGGCGCGAGCGGTGGTGCAGGAGGCGCTGCGCGCGCTGCCCGCTGACGCGGGCGCCCTCTTCCTGCTGGACGCGGCCGGCACCACGCTGGAGCTCGTCCACACCGTGCGCTACGAGCCTCCGGTGGCCGCCGCCTTTGCCCGCATGCCGCTGACGGCGCACATGCCCATGGCCGAGGCGGTGCGCACCGGCGCGCCCGTGCTGCTGGAGGACGTGGCCTGCCTCGCGAGGCACTACCCCGAGGCCGCCGCCACCGTCCACGCCGTGTACGCGGGTGAGCAGGCCTCCGCGTGCCTGCCGCTGATGGCGCGAGGGCGCGTGGTGGGCACGCTGGTGGTCTCCTGGCTTCGCGAGCGGAGCTTCGACCCGGAGGAGCGCGCCTTCCTCGAGATGCTGGCCCAGCAGGCCGCCATGGCCGTGGAGCGCGCCCGCCTGCTCGCCGCCGAGCGCCGCCAGGCCGAGCGCGCCGGCCTGCTCCAGCACGCCACCGCCACGCTGGCCACGTCGCTGGACATGGGGCAGACGCTGCGCGCGGCGGCCCTGGCGCTGGTGCCCTCGCTGGGAGACTTCTGCATCATCGACGTGCGCGGGCCGGACCCGGAGGTGCGCCGCACCTTCCACGCCATCACCCCCGAGGCCACCGCGCTGCTGGCCGCCAGCCGCTGGCATCCCGCCGACGCGCCGGGCGCCCCCGTCTGGGCGCTCGACACCGGCGAGCCCTGCTTCCACCCGCATGTGGACGGCGCCTGGGTGGAGGCCACCGCGGGGGACGCGCCGGGGCGGGCGCTGCTGCGCGCGCTGGGCCCGTGCTCGTGGCTGTCCGTGCCGCTGGCCACACCGGAGGGCGCGCTGGGCGCGCTGACGCTGGGCCACTCGCTGTCCGAGCGCCACTTCACCGACGAGGACCTGGCGCTGGCCATGGAGCTGGCCCGCCGCGCCACCGCGGCCGTGCGCAACGCGCAGCTCTTCCACCAGACGCAGCAGGCGCTGCAGCTGCGCGACGACTTTCTCGCCGTGGCCAGCCACGAGCTGAACACCCCGCTGACGTCCCTCAAGCTGCAGCTGTCGCTGCTGCGGCGCGGCTCGTCGGACGAGGACGTGCGCACGCGCGCCACCGTCGCCACCCACCAGGTGGACCGGCTGGGCCGGCTGGTGCACGAGCTGCTGGAGGTGTCCCGCCTGTCCGAGGGCCGGCTGCACCTGGACGCCACGCCGGTGGACCTGGTGGAGCTGTGCCGCGAGGTGCTGGGACGCTTCAGCGACGAGATGCTGCGCGCGGGCACCGCCGTCCACCTGCACGCGCCCCAGGCCGTGCACGGGCAGTGGGATTGCGCACGCGTGGAGGGCGTGGTGACGCACCTGGTGTCCAACGCGCTGAAGTATGGCCAGGGCCGGCCGGTGGACCTGGAGGTGACGGCCGCGACGGAGGACTTCGCGCGGCTGGTGGTGCGTGACAGGGGCATCGGCATCCCCGCCGAGCACCAGGCGCACCTCTTCCAGCGCTTCGGCCGCGCGGTGCCGCTGCGGCACTATGGCGGCTTCGGGCTGGGCCTCTGGTTCTCCCGGCAGGTGGTGGAGGCCCACGGTGGAAGCATCCACCTGGAGAGCGCTCCCGGCGAGGGCACCACCGTCACCGTGGAGCTGCCCCGCGCGCCCGTCCCACGGTGA
- a CDS encoding YceI family protein gives MIARRIALLATLLLALPAAAQVPAQGFIYSVKKDASNLTYKLHHPLHEVVGKAPPSDGKARLLPDGTLQVNVRANVKDFDSGNSNRDAHMQEATEAAKFPLVDFKGQAKGVKLPTTFPATVPVTLKGELTFHGVKQGMDVPMKVTFTSEKEATATGTFDVSLDTHKVERPSLLMKKVDDKLVLETTLKFVVEGK, from the coding sequence GTGATTGCTCGACGAATCGCCCTGCTCGCCACGCTGCTGCTCGCCCTGCCCGCCGCGGCGCAGGTCCCCGCCCAGGGGTTCATCTACTCGGTGAAGAAGGACGCCAGCAACCTGACGTACAAGCTGCACCACCCGCTGCACGAGGTGGTGGGCAAGGCGCCGCCCAGCGACGGCAAGGCCCGCCTGCTGCCGGACGGCACGCTGCAGGTCAACGTGCGCGCCAACGTGAAGGACTTCGACTCGGGCAACTCCAACCGCGACGCGCACATGCAGGAGGCGACCGAGGCGGCGAAGTTCCCCCTGGTCGACTTCAAGGGCCAGGCCAAGGGCGTGAAGCTGCCCACCACCTTCCCGGCGACGGTGCCCGTCACCCTCAAGGGTGAGCTCACCTTCCACGGCGTGAAGCAGGGCATGGACGTGCCCATGAAGGTGACGTTCACCTCCGAGAAGGAGGCCACCGCCACCGGCACCTTCGACGTCAGCCTGGACACGCACAAGGTGGAGCGGCCGTCCCTGCTGATGAAGAAGGTGGACGACAAGCTGGTGCTGGAGACGACCTTGAAGTTCGTGGTGGAGGGGAAGTGA
- a CDS encoding QcrA and Rieske domain-containing protein, producing the protein MSTSRRGFLKGVLGTGAAGAAATALPGCAPDINPAPVTDVTASAAGTVDLLVTRYPELEPVGGAITVRVPGEPVPLLVVHNKGANARDDFSVLSSICTHVACPLGFDGKDVVCPCHLSRFSATNGEVLQRPATVALKTFTAEYNPGTKVLRIDLRAGQSDFPPAVNGQVVFPFLDYPQLRDNGATVSGVPTGYGKRIFVFRLEDGSLSAVDSICTHQQCEVEFRAQDRDLFCPCHASTFTRQGEVTEPPATLPLKKFTVTETSDAVVVNGVL; encoded by the coding sequence GTGAGCACGTCGCGACGAGGCTTTCTGAAGGGTGTGCTGGGCACGGGCGCGGCGGGGGCCGCGGCCACGGCGCTGCCGGGGTGCGCGCCGGACATCAACCCCGCGCCGGTGACGGACGTGACGGCGAGCGCGGCCGGCACGGTGGACCTGCTGGTGACGCGCTACCCGGAGCTGGAGCCGGTGGGCGGCGCGATTACCGTGCGCGTGCCCGGCGAGCCGGTGCCCCTGCTGGTGGTGCACAACAAGGGCGCCAATGCACGGGACGACTTCTCCGTGCTGTCCTCCATCTGCACGCACGTGGCCTGCCCGCTGGGCTTCGACGGCAAGGACGTGGTGTGCCCCTGCCACCTGTCGCGCTTCAGCGCGACGAACGGCGAAGTGCTGCAGCGGCCGGCCACGGTGGCGCTGAAGACGTTCACCGCGGAGTACAACCCCGGCACCAAGGTGCTGCGCATCGACCTGCGCGCGGGCCAGTCCGACTTCCCGCCGGCGGTGAACGGGCAGGTGGTGTTCCCCTTCCTCGACTACCCGCAGCTGCGCGACAACGGCGCCACGGTGTCGGGCGTCCCCACCGGCTACGGCAAGCGCATCTTCGTCTTCCGGCTGGAGGACGGGAGCCTGTCGGCGGTGGACTCCATCTGCACCCACCAGCAGTGCGAGGTGGAGTTCCGCGCGCAGGACAGGGACCTCTTCTGCCCCTGCCACGCGTCCACCTTCACCCGGCAGGGCGAGGTGACGGAGCCCCCGGCCACGCTGCCCCTCAAGAAGTTCACCGTGACGGAGACGTCGGACGCCGTCGTCGTCAACGGCGTGCTCTGA
- a CDS encoding CBS domain-containing protein, with protein MAQKNLDNGRDDGRTAQRSPPPEPGTHRTADVAPPGSRERGESDLTGWNPARDEEAAVRQGRFHREASLRMARTRTNVDDSESGTRRSGPMNLDDRDSGWEGTEYTGGPYGRDNRDGRFASGRGSRHDMGLSDNELPPQRADYRSWDRGGYGGEDYRQRPGLRGEPYHGESYNEGPQRTQERYREERQRTGERLREERGQYYTAGTQGRTGTATGTSTGTGRRWQREPLTAREVMTRNVRTARVDSSLRDVAQIMKDEDCGVVPVTDGRGSLVGIVTDRDLVVRGFTGGKSPDQLRVSDVMTDDVEAVTPDDNLHGIIALMGRKQIRRIPVVERDDRVVGIISMGDIANRADYDEELQEALDRVSSKRSFWNRLG; from the coding sequence ATGGCCCAGAAGAACCTGGACAACGGCAGGGATGACGGCCGCACCGCGCAGCGCTCTCCCCCACCCGAACCTGGAACGCACCGCACCGCCGACGTGGCCCCGCCCGGCTCCCGCGAGCGCGGCGAGTCCGACCTCACCGGCTGGAACCCCGCGCGCGACGAGGAGGCCGCCGTGCGCCAGGGCCGCTTCCACCGCGAGGCCTCGCTGCGCATGGCCCGCACCCGCACCAACGTGGACGACAGTGAGTCCGGCACCCGCCGCTCCGGCCCCATGAACCTGGATGACCGCGACAGCGGCTGGGAGGGCACCGAGTACACCGGCGGCCCCTACGGCCGCGACAACCGCGACGGCCGCTTCGCTTCCGGCCGGGGCTCGCGCCACGACATGGGCCTGAGCGACAACGAGCTCCCCCCGCAGCGCGCCGACTACCGCTCGTGGGACCGCGGCGGCTACGGCGGCGAGGACTACCGCCAGCGGCCGGGCCTCCGCGGGGAGCCGTACCACGGCGAGAGCTACAACGAGGGCCCCCAGCGCACCCAGGAGCGCTACCGCGAGGAGCGCCAGCGCACCGGCGAGCGCCTGCGCGAGGAGCGCGGCCAGTACTACACCGCCGGCACCCAGGGCCGCACCGGCACCGCGACGGGCACGAGCACCGGCACCGGGCGCCGCTGGCAGCGCGAGCCGCTCACCGCGCGCGAGGTGATGACCCGCAACGTGCGCACCGCGCGCGTGGACAGCTCGCTGCGCGACGTCGCTCAAATCATGAAGGACGAGGACTGCGGCGTCGTCCCCGTCACCGACGGGCGCGGCAGCCTGGTGGGCATCGTCACCGACCGGGACCTGGTCGTCCGGGGCTTCACCGGCGGCAAGTCGCCCGACCAGCTCCGCGTGTCGGACGTGATGACGGATGACGTGGAGGCCGTCACGCCCGACGACAACCTGCACGGCATCATCGCCCTGATGGGCCGCAAGCAGATCCGCCGCATCCCCGTGGTGGAGCGCGACGACCGCGTCGTCGGCATCATCTCCATGGGCGACATCGCCAACCGCGCCGACTACGACGAGGAGCTCCAGGAGGCGCTGGACCGCGTCTCCTCCAAGCGCTCCTTCTGGAACCGGCTCGGCTGA
- a CDS encoding ArsA family ATPase — MSARNLQKLLRDKRVLVLCGAGGVGKTTTAAALGVAAARAGRRVLVLTIDPARRLAEAMGLPESGPEPTTVSPERLFANGPAGPGRLDVWMLDPGLVFEHMVHRLAPSPEAARTIVEHRMFRFLSELVAGVQEYAAAEALDAFLTDDRYELIVLDTPPSRHALDFLDAPGRLSRFLDDRVVSLFGPEESSRTGRLWQGAQALVGRVLDGVFGAGFTREMRGFVGAFGGLFAGIRLHTERLRQRLASPEAAFLLVTSPESAALREAAFFRDTLLERGLPFAGYVLNRSWAHDDALTHPEALLEHVGAADLHAEHGVAALSRLAASERTRAEAHRALLSRLTEQLPRDAVAVAAPDAGGDLEEFSGLVRMGEALAVE; from the coding sequence GTGAGCGCCCGCAACCTCCAGAAGCTGCTGCGCGACAAGCGCGTGCTGGTGCTGTGCGGCGCGGGAGGCGTGGGCAAGACGACCACGGCCGCGGCGCTCGGGGTGGCCGCCGCGCGCGCGGGCCGCCGCGTGCTGGTGCTCACCATCGACCCGGCGCGCCGGCTCGCCGAGGCCATGGGCCTGCCCGAGAGCGGCCCCGAGCCCACCACCGTCTCCCCCGAGCGCCTCTTTGCAAATGGCCCCGCCGGCCCCGGACGCCTGGATGTGTGGATGCTGGACCCGGGCCTCGTCTTCGAGCACATGGTGCACCGGCTCGCGCCCTCCCCCGAGGCCGCGCGCACCATCGTCGAGCACCGCATGTTCCGCTTCCTCTCCGAGCTGGTGGCCGGCGTGCAGGAGTACGCCGCCGCCGAGGCACTCGACGCCTTCCTCACCGACGACCGCTACGAGCTCATCGTCCTGGACACGCCGCCCAGCCGGCACGCGCTGGACTTCCTGGACGCGCCCGGGCGCCTGTCGCGCTTCCTCGACGACCGGGTGGTCTCCCTCTTCGGCCCGGAGGAGTCCTCTCGCACCGGCAGGCTGTGGCAGGGCGCGCAGGCGCTGGTGGGCCGCGTGCTGGACGGGGTGTTCGGCGCGGGCTTCACCCGGGAGATGCGCGGCTTCGTCGGCGCCTTCGGCGGCCTCTTCGCCGGCATCCGCCTGCACACGGAGCGGCTGCGCCAGCGGCTGGCCTCGCCGGAGGCCGCCTTCCTCCTGGTGACGTCGCCCGAGTCCGCCGCGCTGCGCGAGGCCGCCTTCTTCCGCGACACCCTCCTGGAGCGCGGCCTCCCCTTCGCGGGCTACGTGCTCAACCGGAGCTGGGCGCACGACGACGCGCTCACCCACCCCGAGGCCCTGCTGGAGCACGTGGGGGCGGCAGACCTCCACGCCGAGCACGGCGTCGCCGCGCTGTCCCGCCTCGCCGCCTCCGAGCGCACCCGCGCCGAGGCACACCGCGCGCTGCTGTCACGGCTCACCGAGCAGCTCCCGCGTGACGCCGTCGCCGTCGCCGCACCGGATGCGGGGGGCGACCTGGAAGAATTCAGCGGACTCGTCCGGATGGGTGAAGCGCTCGCGGTGGAGTGA
- a CDS encoding ArsA family ATPase: MLGALWDKRALLVSGKGGVGKTTLSAALAVAAARAGRPVLLVELAPDEGGPSPLGALVGAKDAGPRVTEVRPGLHFVRLAASEGHRHFLQDTLPLRWLADAALRSRALRRFLEAGPALREMGLLYQMLALVRRTRPDGRFMYPLCIIDLPATGHALAIAALPRRVLTIMPGGPIGRTVREGLDLLQDPARTAVLLTSLPEPLPVSEALALAGELERLELPLAAAILNRMPEDPFTPESRVALQRLLAAHGPHQGIRALDRLERARASHARLAAGVQAPLLTLPELPVTGPELVERLAEAFTPPEAGVLAREALP; this comes from the coding sequence GTGCTCGGAGCACTGTGGGACAAGCGCGCCCTGCTCGTGTCGGGCAAGGGCGGCGTGGGAAAGACGACGCTGTCTGCGGCGCTCGCCGTGGCCGCCGCGCGCGCCGGCCGCCCCGTGCTGCTGGTGGAGCTGGCTCCGGACGAGGGCGGCCCTTCGCCCCTGGGCGCACTGGTGGGCGCGAAGGACGCGGGCCCCCGGGTGACGGAAGTACGGCCCGGACTCCACTTCGTCCGGCTCGCGGCGTCGGAGGGGCACCGACACTTCCTCCAGGACACCCTGCCCCTGCGCTGGCTGGCGGACGCCGCGCTGCGCTCGCGCGCCCTGCGCCGGTTCCTGGAGGCGGGCCCCGCGCTGCGGGAGATGGGGCTGCTGTACCAGATGCTCGCGCTGGTGCGGCGCACGCGGCCGGATGGGCGCTTCATGTATCCGCTGTGCATCATCGACCTGCCCGCCACCGGCCATGCGCTGGCCATCGCCGCGCTGCCCCGCCGGGTGTTGACCATCATGCCCGGCGGTCCCATCGGCAGGACGGTGCGCGAGGGGCTCGACCTCCTCCAGGACCCGGCGCGCACCGCCGTGCTCCTCACCAGCCTCCCGGAGCCGCTGCCCGTGAGCGAGGCCCTGGCCCTGGCCGGGGAGCTGGAGCGGCTGGAGCTGCCCCTGGCCGCCGCCATCCTCAACCGCATGCCCGAGGACCCCTTCACCCCCGAGTCCCGCGTGGCGCTCCAGCGGCTGCTGGCCGCGCACGGGCCCCACCAGGGCATCCGCGCCCTGGACCGCCTGGAGCGCGCCCGGGCCTCCCACGCCCGGCTCGCCGCGGGCGTGCAGGCACCGCTGCTCACCCTGCCGGAGCTGCCCGTCACCGGCCCGGAGCTGGTGGAGCGGCTCGCGGAGGCCTTCACACCACCGGAGGCGGGCGTCCTGGCGCGCGAGGCCCTGCCGTGA
- a CDS encoding zinc ribbon domain-containing protein: MTTAMAGAPCQRCASALEVDDLRCPICGLPTPPAAHGAAEREQARVVRCESCGAAVEYSAEAKAPKCAYCGSTMRVEMTPDPVEQAEAWLPFTVDPEAARGALMSFLGKGGFFRPSGLARDAALESLRPLWWPAWSFRAGVDVSWTADSDAGSGRADWAPHAGRTRFDFDDIPVPASRGLKPKECEALAPHYRRDSAEGTPRGPEGADVERFEATRSGARRTVLEAVERLSSERLQQGVIPGRRFRNVRVAVALSSLYTRRLALPVYVLAYRYKDTPYRVLVHGQDVSFVIGEAPISGWRVAAVVAGVLVLVLAVLLATGVLGS, translated from the coding sequence ATGACCACGGCCATGGCGGGAGCGCCGTGCCAGCGGTGCGCGAGCGCGCTGGAGGTGGATGACCTGCGCTGTCCCATCTGCGGGCTGCCGACGCCGCCCGCCGCGCACGGAGCCGCCGAGCGCGAGCAGGCCCGGGTGGTGCGCTGCGAGAGCTGCGGCGCGGCGGTGGAGTACTCGGCCGAGGCGAAGGCGCCGAAGTGCGCGTACTGCGGCTCGACGATGCGCGTGGAGATGACGCCGGACCCGGTGGAGCAGGCGGAGGCGTGGCTGCCCTTCACCGTGGACCCGGAGGCGGCGCGCGGCGCGCTGATGAGCTTCCTGGGAAAGGGCGGCTTCTTCCGTCCGTCAGGGCTGGCGCGCGACGCGGCGCTGGAGTCGCTGCGGCCGCTGTGGTGGCCGGCGTGGAGCTTCCGCGCGGGGGTGGACGTGAGCTGGACGGCGGACTCGGACGCGGGCTCGGGGCGCGCGGACTGGGCACCGCATGCGGGGCGCACGCGCTTCGACTTCGACGACATCCCCGTGCCGGCCTCGCGCGGGCTGAAGCCGAAGGAGTGTGAGGCGCTCGCGCCGCACTACCGCCGGGACTCGGCGGAGGGCACGCCGCGGGGGCCGGAGGGCGCGGACGTGGAGCGCTTCGAGGCGACGCGCTCGGGGGCGCGGCGCACCGTACTGGAGGCGGTGGAGCGGCTGTCGAGCGAGCGGCTCCAGCAGGGCGTCATTCCGGGGCGGCGCTTCCGGAACGTCCGTGTCGCCGTGGCCCTCTCCAGCCTGTACACCCGGCGGCTCGCGCTGCCCGTGTACGTGCTCGCATACCGGTACAAGGACACGCCATACCGCGTGCTGGTGCACGGGCAGGACGTGAGCTTCGTAATCGGCGAGGCCCCCATCTCCGGGTGGCGCGTGGCGGCGGTGGTGGCAGGGGTGCTCGTCCTTGTGCTCGCCGTGCTGCTGGCGACAGGCGTGCTGGGCTCGTGA
- a CDS encoding serine/threonine protein kinase: MKTPDTTTEEVPGNPRRPRVLFTVGGTAFEFVRKLEVRSTGELLMLARRRYRGGLGGPVVVKRLSNPATFVERRRLVEEVELTFRLNHPAIAKVHHLKVYRGAPHLVMEYVEGRSLDTVLNLAAMRRQPLSPEFATYVASEVAEALHHAHLLTDDLNRPLHIVHRDVSPRNIRVGVHGEVKLTNFTVAMSTLPGREVTSRPLVKGDIAYASPEALRRAPVDARSDLFSLGLVLLELLTGRHPLLVEDTVPVPLLPEARALEAQGPTWMPVAEVAARMARLDSEQVRRLAAGLPEGLVSLVVRALRQAPAERFQTGAELASALRGWLRAMAPGYGRLEAAEELVQAAVAATARRNQAELLEGGLHPEELTSEEAAVPLEPEVPGAEHEAGPPADFLRDESTAPGPHTPDEAGLATHGQQEPITPGPRDEDSKS, from the coding sequence ATGAAGACGCCCGATACGACGACGGAGGAGGTTCCAGGAAACCCGCGCCGGCCGCGGGTGCTGTTCACCGTGGGCGGCACCGCATTCGAGTTCGTACGCAAGCTGGAGGTCCGCTCCACCGGCGAGCTGCTGATGCTCGCGCGGCGCCGCTACCGGGGCGGCCTGGGTGGCCCCGTGGTGGTGAAGCGCCTGAGCAACCCCGCCACCTTCGTCGAGCGCCGCAGGCTCGTCGAAGAAGTGGAGCTGACGTTCCGGCTCAACCACCCGGCCATCGCCAAGGTGCACCACCTGAAGGTCTACCGGGGCGCGCCGCACCTGGTGATGGAGTACGTGGAGGGGCGCTCGCTGGACACGGTGCTCAACCTGGCCGCCATGCGACGCCAGCCGCTGTCCCCGGAGTTCGCCACCTATGTCGCCTCGGAGGTAGCGGAGGCGCTGCACCACGCGCACCTGCTCACGGATGACCTGAACCGGCCGCTGCACATCGTCCACCGCGACGTGAGCCCCCGGAACATCCGGGTGGGCGTGCACGGCGAGGTGAAGCTGACGAACTTCACGGTGGCCATGTCCACCCTGCCCGGCCGGGAAGTCACGAGCCGCCCGCTGGTGAAGGGAGACATCGCCTATGCCTCGCCGGAGGCGCTGCGGCGGGCGCCCGTGGACGCGCGCTCGGACCTCTTCTCGCTCGGGCTGGTGCTGCTGGAGCTGCTGACGGGCCGGCACCCGCTGCTGGTGGAGGACACGGTGCCGGTGCCTCTGCTCCCGGAGGCTCGGGCCCTGGAGGCGCAAGGCCCCACCTGGATGCCGGTGGCCGAGGTAGCGGCGAGGATGGCGCGGCTCGACTCCGAGCAGGTGCGGAGGCTCGCGGCCGGCCTTCCGGAGGGACTCGTCTCGCTGGTGGTGCGTGCCCTGCGGCAGGCGCCCGCCGAGCGCTTCCAGACAGGCGCCGAGCTGGCGTCAGCGCTGCGCGGGTGGCTGCGCGCCATGGCTCCCGGCTACGGGAGGCTCGAGGCGGCGGAGGAGCTGGTCCAGGCGGCGGTGGCCGCGACGGCCCGGCGGAATCAGGCGGAGCTGCTCGAGGGCGGCCTGCACCCGGAGGAGCTGACGTCGGAGGAGGCCGCGGTGCCGCTGGAGCCGGAGGTTCCCGGCGCCGAGCACGAAGCCGGACCGCCCGCGGACTTCCTCCGGGACGAGTCCACCGCTCCAGGGCCGCACACGCCTGACGAAGCCGGGCTGGCCACTCACGGGCAGCAGGAGCCCATCACACCCGGGCCGCGCGACGAAGACTCCAAGTCCTGA
- a CDS encoding imm11 family protein: MPRRFFRLFDDVYFPKRWHLGSPIDDQGNEADDFGYFNHGHEVKAPGRLRIQQDVRGRALDYSLAGLNVPVVHARVAEVFTRLAPKEVQLLPVEIARQSDPYFILVVTRLIRCIDETATKFERWTPEDGVPEKVGQYSSVWDLRIDKARVGDAHVFRPEDWEVVIIVSDEIRLALEHIQATGVKFVAEV; this comes from the coding sequence ATGCCCCGCCGCTTCTTCAGACTCTTTGACGACGTCTACTTTCCGAAGCGCTGGCATCTGGGCAGCCCCATCGATGACCAGGGCAATGAAGCGGATGACTTCGGGTACTTCAACCATGGGCATGAGGTGAAGGCCCCTGGACGCCTGAGGATTCAGCAAGACGTTCGCGGCCGAGCGCTCGACTACTCCCTGGCAGGCCTCAATGTTCCCGTTGTTCACGCCCGGGTCGCCGAAGTCTTCACCAGGCTCGCCCCCAAGGAAGTGCAGCTCCTTCCCGTGGAGATCGCGAGGCAGTCCGACCCGTACTTCATCCTCGTGGTGACCCGCCTCATCCGCTGCATCGACGAGACGGCCACGAAGTTCGAGCGCTGGACACCCGAGGATGGAGTACCGGAAAAGGTAGGCCAGTACAGTTCTGTCTGGGACCTGCGCATTGACAAGGCCCGGGTCGGAGACGCGCACGTCTTCCGCCCGGAAGACTGGGAGGTCGTCATCATCGTCTCCGACGAGATTCGCTTGGCCCTGGAGCACATCCAGGCGACCGGCGTGAAGTTCGTAGCCGAAGTGTAG